One part of the Torulaspora delbrueckii CBS 1146 chromosome 8, complete genome genome encodes these proteins:
- the SLG1 gene encoding Slg1p (similar to Saccharomyces cerevisiae SLG1 (YOR008C); ancestral locus Anc_7.124) codes for MILTRSGYALLLTVMFVSRLALGYQCFSSLPSSFTLDDTYEYQASGYCNDKCTAKGYKYFALTQGNQCYCGNDNPAESQSTSTGCTSTCFGYPAEMCGGANAFSVYAITANGGTAVEVTGSSSLASSSSSSTSSTSSTSSSSSTTSSSTTTSSSSTTTSSSSSSTSSRGTTTTRSSESADSVVYLTATNTDGGSTVFVTSTITTSTQGMPTSTSSNDSDTNHKKKVNIGAIVGGVVGGVGGALVIGAAVLLILRHVNKRREQERMEKEYQEAIKPVEYGDKLHHGGSSVSLNNLQSSGSFDDTTHAMSSNNPFDDSRRISNGSILNAPSHTNPKTLTVVNPDED; via the coding sequence ATGATATTGACCAGGAGCGGGTATGCATTGCTCCTTACAGTGATGTTTGTTAGCCGGCTTGCACTCGGTTACCAGtgtttttcttcactaccttcttctttcacatTAGATGATACCTATGAATATCAAGCGAGTGGTTACTGTAACGATAAGTGCACGGCGAAAGGCTATAAATATTTTGCCTTGACCCAGGGGAATCAATGTTATTGTGGAAATGATAATCCAGCAGAGTCACAGTCTACTTCTACTGGATGTACAAGTACGTGTTTTGGATACCCAGCTGAGATGTGCGGTGGTGCCAACGCATTCTCCGTGTACGCTATAACGGCAAATGGTGGCACTGCTGTCGAAGTGACTGGTTCCAGTTCTCTTGCCTCATCGAGTTCCTCTTCgacatcatcaacatcatctACTTCGTCTTCTAGCAGCACAACTAGTTCCAGCACAACGACAAGTTCCAGCAGTACGAcgacttcatcatcatcatcatccacTTCTTCTAGAGGAACTACAACTACACGAAGTTCCGAGTCAGCAGACTCGGTAGTTTACCTCACAGCAACCAACACAGACGGAGGATCTACAGTTTTTGTCACAAGCACAATCACAACCAGCACGCAAGGAATGCCCACATCAACCTCATCAAACGATTCCGATACCAAtcacaagaagaaagttaaCATTGGGGCCATTGTGGGAGGTGTAGTAGGAGGTGTAGGCGGAGCACTAGTAATAGGTGCAGCAGTACTACTAATTCTAAGGCACGTGAACAAGAGGCGTGAGCAAGAGCGCATGGAGAAAGAGTACCAAGAAGCCATCAAACCAGTCGAATACGGCGACAAGTTGCACCATGGTGGATCCTCTGTCTCGCTCAACAATTTGCAGTCGTCTGGATCCTTCGACGACACCACACACGCCATGTCATCGAACAATCCGTTCGATGATTCAAGGCGTATAAGCAATGGCTCGATCCTCAACGCTCCAAGCCACACCAACCCAAAGACTCTCACGGTGGTGAATCCGGACGAGGATTGA